A single window of Alkalispirochaeta americana DNA harbors:
- the asnS gene encoding asparagine--tRNA ligase has product MNRIARRRIAQLLQSSPSETIQEVPGWVRTKRDSKNVCFLELNDGSSLQGLQAIIDKSATDLQNTLDRLQTGASVIARGTLVASPGKGQSVELSCTELDLLGEAPAESYPLQKKRHSFEFLREIAHLRGRTNTFGAVMRVRNRLSIAVHQFFQEREFLYLNTPIITASDAEGAGALFQVTTLDVNNPPRREDGSLDYSEDFFGKPAYLTVSGQLNAEAYATALDRVYTFGPTFRAENSNTTRHLAEFWMIEPEMAFCDLEGNMSLAEDFVRFLLKDILDRCPEDMAFFDKRIEPGIVESLRTVAESDFRRMTYTEAIDVLEKSGRSFSFSPHWGIDLQTEHEKFLTEDYAQGPVIVTDYPREIKAFYMKQNPDGKTVRAMDVLVPRLGEIIGGSQREEGLEPLEKAIRRCGLETESYQWYLDLRRFGTVPHAGFGLGFERLVRYVTGMQNIRDVIPFPRAVGSAEF; this is encoded by the coding sequence ATGAACAGGATCGCACGCCGGCGAATAGCCCAACTGCTGCAGAGCAGCCCCTCGGAGACCATCCAGGAAGTTCCCGGCTGGGTCCGCACCAAACGGGACTCCAAGAACGTCTGTTTCCTCGAACTCAACGATGGAAGCTCTCTCCAGGGCCTTCAGGCGATCATAGACAAGAGCGCCACCGATCTTCAGAACACCCTGGATCGCCTCCAGACGGGGGCTTCCGTGATTGCCCGGGGAACTCTGGTGGCATCTCCCGGAAAAGGTCAGTCCGTCGAACTGTCCTGCACGGAGCTGGACCTCCTGGGCGAGGCGCCGGCCGAGAGCTACCCCCTCCAGAAGAAACGCCACTCCTTCGAGTTTCTCCGGGAAATTGCCCACCTCCGGGGCCGCACCAATACTTTTGGGGCAGTCATGCGTGTGCGCAACCGCCTCAGCATCGCCGTGCACCAGTTCTTTCAGGAACGGGAGTTTCTGTATCTCAATACTCCCATCATCACTGCCAGCGACGCCGAGGGAGCGGGAGCCCTTTTCCAGGTAACAACCCTGGATGTGAACAACCCGCCGCGCCGGGAGGATGGCTCTCTGGACTACAGCGAGGACTTTTTCGGGAAACCGGCCTATCTCACCGTGAGCGGCCAGCTCAACGCCGAGGCCTACGCCACGGCCCTGGACCGGGTCTATACCTTTGGACCGACCTTTCGGGCAGAGAACTCCAACACCACGCGCCACCTGGCAGAGTTCTGGATGATCGAACCGGAGATGGCTTTCTGCGATCTTGAGGGTAATATGAGCCTGGCCGAGGATTTTGTCCGGTTTCTCCTGAAGGATATACTGGATCGGTGCCCTGAAGACATGGCCTTCTTTGACAAACGAATCGAGCCGGGCATCGTGGAAAGCCTCCGCACAGTTGCCGAGAGCGATTTCCGGAGAATGACCTACACCGAGGCGATCGACGTCCTTGAAAAGAGCGGCCGTTCCTTCTCTTTCTCGCCACACTGGGGGATCGACCTTCAAACGGAGCACGAGAAGTTTCTCACCGAGGACTACGCCCAGGGGCCGGTGATCGTCACTGACTACCCCCGGGAGATCAAGGCCTTCTACATGAAGCAGAACCCTGACGGGAAGACCGTCCGCGCCATGGATGTGCTGGTTCCCCGCCTGGGAGAAATCATCGGAGGAAGCCAGCGCGAAGAGGGGCTTGAACCATTGGAGAAGGCGATCCGCCGTTGCGGCCTCGAGACCGAATCCTATCAGTGGTATCTGGATCTGCGGCGCTTTGGAACGGTGCCCCACGCCGGGTTCGGCCTGGGTTTTGAGCGCCTCGTGCGGTATGTCACGGGAATGCAGAACATCCGCGATGTAATTCCCTTTCCCCGGGCCGTGGGAAGCGCCGAGTTTTAG
- a CDS encoding FprA family A-type flavoprotein, translated as MKTTHVTENTWRLSANVTDILFEGMWPIPEGVSMNSYIVKGEKVAIIDGVCNWDGTPQVLFDQFAQMGIDYNDIDYVVINHMEPDHSGWLEDFKKIRPDFKIVTTAKAQALLKAFFEIDNEVMVVKSGDTLDLGNGHVLAFEEIPNVHWPETMATFDTKTGTLFPCDAFGSFGAITDSPYDDQLSQEEIDFFERQASRYYANIVGPFSGPTQKAIAKTEKLPVKIIAPGHGIVWRSNPQKIIDDYKRYASYSKGPAKEEITVIWGSMYGNTERGVRRIVEAIEAEGVTVHEHQVPQSHYSEILRDVWSSSGVVLAMPTYEYKMFAPMAVVLDELGRKKALNRKAFRFGSYGWSGGAQKELDEIMTRYKMNWDFLEPLEFLGAPKEDDLDLIATRGRELVACVREWVRQG; from the coding sequence ATGAAGACTACGCACGTTACCGAAAATACCTGGCGCCTCTCGGCCAATGTCACGGACATCCTCTTCGAGGGGATGTGGCCGATTCCCGAGGGTGTCTCCATGAACTCCTACATTGTAAAGGGCGAGAAGGTCGCTATCATCGATGGAGTGTGCAACTGGGACGGCACCCCGCAGGTGCTCTTTGATCAGTTTGCCCAAATGGGGATAGATTATAACGATATCGATTATGTGGTTATCAACCATATGGAGCCTGATCATTCGGGATGGCTTGAGGATTTCAAGAAAATCCGTCCCGATTTCAAGATTGTGACCACTGCGAAGGCCCAGGCGCTCCTGAAGGCTTTTTTCGAGATTGACAACGAGGTAATGGTGGTCAAGTCCGGTGACACCCTGGATCTGGGAAACGGTCATGTTCTCGCCTTCGAAGAGATCCCGAATGTCCATTGGCCCGAGACGATGGCCACCTTCGATACCAAGACGGGAACACTCTTCCCCTGTGATGCCTTCGGTTCCTTTGGCGCGATCACCGATTCCCCCTACGACGATCAACTTTCGCAGGAGGAGATTGATTTTTTCGAGCGCCAGGCCAGCCGATATTATGCGAACATTGTCGGGCCCTTTTCGGGGCCAACCCAGAAGGCGATCGCCAAGACGGAAAAACTGCCGGTCAAGATCATTGCTCCCGGACACGGGATCGTCTGGCGCAGCAACCCCCAGAAAATAATCGACGACTACAAGCGATATGCCTCCTATAGCAAGGGGCCTGCCAAGGAAGAGATCACCGTGATCTGGGGCTCCATGTACGGGAATACCGAGCGGGGAGTGCGGAGAATAGTTGAAGCGATTGAGGCCGAGGGAGTTACGGTTCACGAGCACCAGGTTCCCCAGAGCCACTATTCCGAGATCCTCCGCGATGTCTGGAGTTCCAGCGGTGTAGTTCTGGCCATGCCAACCTACGAGTACAAGATGTTTGCCCCCATGGCGGTGGTCCTGGATGAGTTAGGCCGAAAGAAAGCCCTGAACCGGAAGGCCTTCCGGTTTGGAAGTTACGGCTGGTCCGGTGGCGCCCAGAAAGAGCTGGACGAGATTATGACGCGCTACAAGATGAACTGGGACTTCCTTGAGCCCCTGGAGTTTCTGGGTGCTCCAAAAGAAGACGATCTGGATTTGATCGCCACGCGAGGTCGCGAGCTGGTAGCCTGCGTGCGGGAGTGGGTCCGGCAGGGCTAG
- a CDS encoding DUF188 domain-containing protein — MNDHEHPDSIAVGVEIWVDGDSCPVPVREILQRIPGRRGIPVRFCANRALPLGKTGGDLLEMLVIQEEDVDDYLLRETVAARGIVLVVTRDIPLAERLVELGIPVMNDRGRLFERDSIRELRSLRDARAAIRAQGLETMTRAVTFGKREQKAFADALDRFLATPPRPRGAAEKDIPLS; from the coding sequence ATGAACGATCATGAACACCCTGACTCCATTGCTGTCGGGGTAGAGATCTGGGTTGACGGCGATTCCTGCCCCGTGCCGGTTCGGGAGATCCTTCAGCGGATTCCCGGGAGGAGGGGCATCCCCGTCCGTTTCTGCGCCAACCGTGCGCTTCCTCTCGGAAAGACCGGAGGGGATCTCCTGGAGATGCTGGTCATCCAGGAGGAGGACGTCGATGACTACCTTTTGCGGGAAACTGTCGCTGCCCGGGGGATTGTCCTGGTGGTTACGCGGGATATCCCTCTGGCAGAGCGTCTGGTCGAGTTGGGTATCCCGGTAATGAACGACCGGGGGCGGCTCTTTGAGCGGGATTCGATTCGGGAGCTTCGTTCCCTGCGCGATGCCCGGGCAGCGATCCGTGCCCAGGGGCTTGAGACCATGACCAGGGCGGTGACCTTCGGAAAGCGCGAGCAAAAGGCTTTTGCCGATGCCCTGGACCGGTTTCTTGCAACCCCCCCCAGGCCGAGGGGGGCTGCGGAAAAAGATATCCCGCTTTCTTGA
- the manA gene encoding mannose-6-phosphate isomerase, class I encodes MAHYKMINQVKQYAWGSPDLLAKIQGRSPGGRPEAELWMGSHPNGASQIVTPRGETVSLASFLAESPALLGPRSLELQAPGEDMPGLPFLLKVLTAGKGLSIQAHPDREQAREGFAREEAQGVPRDAPLRTYRDQNHKPELICALTEFWGLCGFRPLEELRREFLVLSSSLARLNHPLLDEALEPFLEDPREETWEKLFLALLECGLDRSFRDDLVRTLSSCLEGRNETRDRYWWVRELLGQYPGDPGAFAPLYLNLFHLQPGEAVFLGSRVLHAYLRGAGVEIMANSDNVLRSGCTEKHVDCRELARILSFESFLPHPSSGCNQQGLRVYVTPAREFELVRVPREGRIEKREGPAILLATEGPVVCDGLLLESGESVFLDHAAEKWDVSGPGVASAYIAALPGTLSFTPATVRVGAEGSVSGVSGDERS; translated from the coding sequence GTGGCACACTATAAAATGATCAATCAGGTGAAACAGTATGCTTGGGGAAGCCCTGATTTGCTGGCAAAGATCCAGGGGCGATCCCCGGGGGGGCGCCCCGAGGCGGAATTATGGATGGGCTCGCACCCGAACGGGGCAAGTCAGATTGTAACCCCCCGGGGAGAGACGGTCTCCCTGGCCTCGTTTCTTGCGGAATCTCCCGCTTTGCTGGGGCCCCGGTCCCTGGAGTTGCAGGCTCCCGGCGAGGATATGCCGGGTCTGCCCTTTCTGCTGAAAGTTCTGACTGCGGGCAAGGGGCTCTCCATTCAGGCTCATCCTGATCGGGAGCAGGCTCGGGAGGGATTTGCCCGGGAAGAGGCACAGGGAGTTCCCCGGGACGCTCCGCTCCGAACCTATCGAGACCAGAACCACAAGCCGGAACTCATCTGTGCGCTCACGGAGTTCTGGGGGTTGTGCGGCTTTCGGCCTCTGGAGGAGTTGCGCCGGGAGTTTCTGGTTCTCTCTTCTTCGCTGGCGCGCCTGAACCACCCCCTGCTGGACGAGGCGCTGGAGCCGTTTCTTGAGGATCCCCGGGAGGAGACCTGGGAAAAGCTTTTTCTAGCGCTCCTTGAGTGCGGTCTCGACCGTTCCTTCCGGGACGACTTGGTTCGGACCCTGAGTTCCTGCCTGGAGGGGCGCAACGAAACCCGGGACCGCTACTGGTGGGTCCGGGAACTTCTGGGCCAGTATCCCGGAGATCCCGGGGCGTTCGCGCCGCTTTATCTGAATCTTTTTCATCTCCAACCCGGTGAGGCTGTCTTCCTGGGGTCTCGGGTGCTTCATGCGTATCTGCGCGGTGCTGGAGTGGAGATCATGGCAAACTCTGACAACGTCTTGCGTTCGGGGTGCACCGAGAAACACGTGGATTGCCGGGAGCTGGCCCGGATTCTCTCTTTCGAGAGTTTTTTGCCCCATCCGTCCTCGGGATGCAATCAGCAGGGCCTTCGGGTCTACGTTACACCAGCCCGGGAGTTCGAGCTGGTTCGCGTGCCCCGGGAGGGCCGGATAGAAAAGCGGGAAGGGCCGGCGATCCTTCTTGCCACAGAGGGGCCTGTTGTTTGTGATGGTCTTCTTCTGGAATCGGGAGAGTCGGTTTTTCTTGATCACGCTGCGGAGAAGTGGGACGTTTCCGGTCCTGGAGTTGCCTCGGCGTATATCGCGGCTCTTCCAGGAACGCTTTCTTTCACGCCCGCCACGGTTCGTGTCGGAGCTGAGGGTTCTGTATCCGGGGTGTCCGGTGATGAACGATCATGA
- a CDS encoding diphosphate--fructose-6-phosphate 1-phosphotransferase, whose amino-acid sequence MKQSQLQKIRYTYEPKLPPAIRGDIASISLSLGEPTQALSDQEALKKTFAHTYGKPIATMQASGNNPQASVQRTVGVILSGGQAPGGHNVISGIFDALKKANPQNKLLGFLGGPSGLVEDQKIEITAEYMNDFRNTGGFDIIGSGRTKIETPEQFAAARKTCQTNKIDALVVIGGDDSNTNAALLAEYFVAQGDPVQVIGVPKTIDGDLKNEYIEASFGFDTAVKTYSELIGNIQRDANSAKKYWHFIKLMGRSASHIALECALQTRPTACIISEEVAEKKQTLQQIVSSLAEIVAKRAEGGENFGVVLIPEGLIEFIPEMGRLISEVNDLLAIHSTEFSGISGPDEQARWLSGKLSTESAPVFTSLPRDIQHQLLMDRDPHGNVQVSRIETEKLLIQMVSEELNERARTGSYQGIFNALNHFFGYEGRCAFPSNFDADYTYSLGYSAFVLIANGLTGYLSSVRKIAQPASEWVAGGIPLTMMMNMEQRHGEKKPVIKKALVELEGAPFTYFARHRDEWATRTSFVYPGAIQYYGPDEICNQPTITLRLEQGLEA is encoded by the coding sequence ATGAAACAATCACAGCTGCAAAAAATTCGGTATACCTACGAACCCAAGCTTCCCCCGGCCATCCGGGGAGATATCGCATCGATCTCCCTTTCCCTGGGAGAACCCACCCAGGCCCTCAGCGATCAGGAGGCCCTGAAAAAAACATTTGCCCACACCTACGGCAAACCCATCGCCACCATGCAGGCCAGCGGCAACAATCCCCAGGCATCGGTGCAGCGCACCGTGGGCGTCATCCTCTCGGGAGGACAGGCCCCAGGCGGTCACAACGTCATTTCGGGCATCTTCGACGCCCTGAAGAAAGCAAACCCCCAAAACAAGCTCCTGGGGTTTCTGGGAGGACCCTCGGGCCTTGTGGAAGACCAGAAAATCGAGATCACCGCTGAATACATGAATGATTTCCGCAACACTGGAGGATTCGATATAATCGGCAGCGGTCGCACCAAGATCGAGACCCCGGAACAGTTCGCCGCAGCCCGAAAAACCTGCCAGACCAACAAGATCGATGCCCTGGTCGTAATCGGCGGTGACGACAGCAACACCAACGCAGCCCTTCTGGCCGAGTATTTTGTTGCCCAGGGAGATCCCGTACAGGTTATCGGCGTACCCAAGACGATCGACGGTGACCTGAAAAACGAATATATCGAGGCATCCTTTGGCTTTGACACCGCCGTGAAGACCTATTCAGAGCTCATCGGCAACATCCAGCGCGACGCCAACAGTGCAAAAAAATACTGGCACTTTATCAAGCTCATGGGTCGCTCGGCCAGCCACATCGCCCTGGAGTGCGCCCTCCAGACCCGGCCCACGGCCTGCATCATCTCTGAAGAGGTGGCCGAAAAGAAACAAACCCTCCAGCAGATCGTCTCCTCCCTGGCAGAAATCGTGGCAAAGCGCGCCGAAGGAGGTGAAAACTTTGGCGTCGTCCTGATTCCCGAAGGCCTGATCGAGTTCATTCCCGAGATGGGGCGCCTGATTTCCGAAGTGAACGATCTCCTGGCTATTCACAGCACGGAGTTCTCCGGAATATCCGGACCCGACGAACAAGCCCGCTGGCTTTCCGGAAAGCTGAGCACCGAGAGCGCACCGGTTTTCACCTCTCTGCCCCGGGATATCCAGCACCAGCTCCTGATGGATCGCGATCCCCACGGAAACGTTCAGGTCTCCCGAATCGAGACGGAGAAGCTCCTGATCCAAATGGTGAGCGAAGAACTCAACGAACGAGCCCGGACAGGGTCCTACCAGGGCATATTCAACGCGCTGAACCATTTCTTTGGCTACGAGGGTCGTTGCGCCTTCCCCAGCAATTTTGACGCCGACTACACCTACTCCCTGGGATACAGCGCGTTTGTGCTGATCGCCAACGGTCTCACGGGCTATCTCTCCAGCGTCCGGAAGATCGCTCAACCTGCCAGTGAGTGGGTTGCAGGCGGCATCCCCCTGACAATGATGATGAACATGGAGCAACGCCACGGCGAGAAGAAACCGGTTATCAAGAAAGCTCTGGTAGAACTGGAAGGGGCTCCCTTTACCTATTTCGCCCGCCATCGGGACGAATGGGCAACCCGAACATCCTTCGTCTATCCTGGCGCCATCCAGTACTACGGACCCGACGAGATCTGTAACCAGCCCACGATCACCCTGCGGCTTGAACAGGGCCTGGAGGCCTGA
- the lepA gene encoding translation elongation factor 4, protein MMNQRNVRNFCIIAHIDHGKSTLADRFIQRSKIVEERDFRDQLLDSMDIERERGITIKSQAVTLPVEFEDGLYLLNLVDTPGHVDFSYEVSRAISSCEGAVLLIDAAQGVEAQTLSNLYLAFDHDLHIIPVINKIDLPAADIDNCLHQINHDLGLDPDEAVLVSGKTGQGVEDLLRAIVEHIPAPAGEPEKPLQALVFDSHYDPYRGVIVHLRVFDGTLKPGDTIEMWSSGLQYEVEEIGRFKIALEKTGQLSAGDVGYLIAGIKTIRDVRVGDTVTRPDARCKTALPGFREVKPVVFSSIYPVDTNEYQGLVQAMDKLRLNDASLVFEKDNSAALGFGFRCGFLGMLHLEVIQERLEREFDLNLVLTAPSVEYEIELNDGTRLLVDSPMDYPDPGTIKLAMEPFIRASIITPDTYLGPMLSLCNDRRGIQKDMIYLDTSRVELVFEMPLAEVLFDFYDNLKSLSRGYASFDYELIDRRPVQLARLDILVNGKPVDALSMLVYRGNAERRARAACKQLRQEIPRHQFKVPIQGAIGGTVIARETIPALRKDVTAKCYGGDISRKRKLLEKQKEGKKRMKTVGNVELPQSAFLSVLKGSPEE, encoded by the coding sequence TTGATGAACCAAAGGAACGTCCGTAATTTTTGCATTATTGCACACATTGATCATGGCAAATCTACCCTGGCTGATCGTTTTATCCAGCGCTCCAAAATTGTGGAAGAGCGGGATTTCCGTGATCAGCTCCTGGACTCCATGGACATTGAGCGTGAACGGGGAATCACGATCAAAAGCCAGGCTGTCACTCTTCCCGTGGAGTTCGAGGACGGGTTATACCTCCTTAATCTGGTTGATACACCGGGTCACGTAGATTTTTCCTACGAGGTCTCCCGGGCTATCTCTTCCTGCGAAGGCGCTGTGTTGCTTATCGATGCGGCACAGGGCGTGGAGGCCCAGACCTTGAGCAACCTCTATCTTGCCTTCGATCACGACCTTCATATTATACCGGTGATCAACAAGATCGATTTGCCGGCCGCCGATATCGATAACTGCCTCCATCAGATCAACCATGATTTGGGTCTTGATCCCGACGAGGCCGTCCTGGTGAGTGGAAAGACCGGCCAGGGTGTGGAGGACCTGCTGCGGGCCATTGTAGAGCATATTCCCGCTCCCGCCGGAGAACCCGAGAAACCGCTTCAGGCCCTGGTCTTTGACAGCCATTACGATCCCTATCGCGGGGTTATCGTTCACCTGCGCGTCTTTGACGGCACGCTGAAACCGGGCGATACCATTGAGATGTGGTCCAGTGGACTCCAGTACGAGGTGGAGGAGATCGGCCGTTTCAAGATCGCCCTGGAGAAAACGGGGCAACTCTCGGCTGGTGATGTGGGGTATCTTATTGCCGGAATCAAGACCATCCGTGATGTTCGGGTGGGTGATACCGTGACGCGTCCCGACGCGCGGTGCAAGACTGCGCTTCCCGGTTTTCGGGAAGTGAAGCCTGTGGTGTTCTCTTCCATTTACCCTGTTGACACGAACGAGTACCAGGGGCTTGTTCAGGCCATGGATAAACTTCGCCTCAACGATGCCTCGCTGGTCTTCGAGAAGGATAATTCCGCAGCCCTGGGATTCGGATTCCGCTGCGGCTTTCTGGGAATGCTCCATCTCGAGGTCATCCAGGAGCGACTCGAGCGGGAGTTTGATCTGAACCTGGTCCTGACGGCTCCGTCGGTTGAATACGAGATCGAACTGAACGACGGGACCAGGCTTCTGGTGGACAGTCCCATGGATTATCCGGATCCGGGGACGATCAAGCTTGCCATGGAGCCTTTTATCCGGGCCTCGATCATTACTCCCGATACCTATCTGGGGCCGATGCTGAGCCTCTGCAACGACCGCCGGGGCATTCAGAAAGATATGATCTATCTCGATACCTCCCGGGTCGAACTCGTCTTCGAGATGCCGCTGGCGGAGGTTCTCTTTGATTTCTATGATAACCTGAAATCTCTTTCGCGAGGCTATGCGTCATTTGACTACGAGCTCATCGATCGCAGGCCGGTCCAGCTCGCGCGACTGGATATTCTGGTGAATGGCAAGCCCGTGGATGCCCTCTCCATGCTGGTCTATCGGGGAAACGCCGAGCGCCGCGCCCGGGCTGCCTGCAAGCAGTTGCGACAGGAGATTCCCCGGCATCAGTTCAAGGTGCCCATCCAGGGGGCAATCGGGGGAACTGTTATTGCCCGGGAGACGATCCCGGCTCTGAGAAAGGATGTGACCGCCAAATGCTACGGTGGTGATATCAGCCGGAAGCGAAAGCTTCTGGAAAAACAGAAGGAAGGCAAGAAGCGAATGAAGACTGTGGGGAACGTGGAGCTGCCCCAGTCGGCGTTTCTTTCGGTTCTCAAGGGCTCTCCCGAGGAGTAG
- a CDS encoding response regulator, whose protein sequence is MRILIVEDDFGSRRFLQALFQGMPEVYVDVVVDGDEAVQAFQLAWEEKTPYELILLDIMMPNMDGHEALQEIRKFEESIGVHHKDRVSVIMTTALGDPRNVVDAYYHGEADAYLVKPIEQQKLFATMAQLGFAL, encoded by the coding sequence ATGCGGATTCTGATAGTGGAAGATGATTTTGGCAGCCGGAGGTTCCTTCAGGCTCTGTTCCAGGGGATGCCCGAGGTGTATGTCGATGTGGTTGTCGACGGGGACGAAGCGGTCCAGGCGTTCCAGCTTGCCTGGGAGGAGAAAACCCCCTATGAGCTGATCTTGCTGGATATCATGATGCCGAATATGGACGGTCATGAGGCACTTCAGGAAATCCGGAAGTTCGAGGAATCAATCGGCGTCCACCATAAGGACCGGGTCTCGGTCATCATGACCACCGCCCTGGGTGATCCCCGAAACGTGGTGGATGCCTACTACCATGGCGAGGCCGATGCGTATCTGGTGAAGCCCATCGAGCAACAAAAGCTCTTTGCAACGATGGCCCAGCTCGGCTTCGCTCTCTGA